A genome region from Arachis duranensis cultivar V14167 chromosome 6, aradu.V14167.gnm2.J7QH, whole genome shotgun sequence includes the following:
- the LOC107494754 gene encoding fe(2+) transport protein 1-like, producing the protein MAITPMNSNLLYKIIIVISFLALTTCPVASAEECASNHQGACHNRSEALKYKIIAIFAILVTSMIGVTLPTLSRVVPAIHPDRDLFVLVKAFASGVILATGYMHVLPDSFNDLMSDCLPKNPWHKFPFTTFIAMFSAIFTLMVDSFSICFFKKRITASSSSTTTTTTTDSSENIEVDGGCRKVNKELESLSHSHTHGHEIEHGNGNTKVVSAEQLLRYRVIAQVLELGIVVHSVVIGLSLGASDNPCTIRPLIAALCFHQLFEGMGLGGCILQAEYGMKMKCIMVFFFSVTTPFGIALGIALSKVYTDTSPTSLIVEGVLNAVSAGLLNYMALVELLATDFMGSKLQSRVKLQIYSYFFVLVGAGGMSVMAIWA; encoded by the exons ATGGCTATTACACCAATGAATTCAAACCTCCTCTACaagattattattgttatttcctTCCTTGCACTCACAACTTGTCCGGTTGCCTCGGCTGAAGAATGTGCCTCGAACCACCAAGGAGCATGTCACAACCGGAGCGAGGCGCTCAAGTATAAGATAATAGCAATATTTGCAATTCTGGTGACAAGCATGATCGGCGTAACGCTGCCGACGCTCTCACGCGTTGTCCCGGCGATTCACCCAGACCGTGACCTTTTTGTATTAGTGAAGGCCTTTGCCTCCGGTGTCATCCTCGCCACGGGTTACATGCACGTATTGCCGGACTCATTCAATGACCTCATGTCGGACTGCTTGCCCAAAAATCCGTGGCACAAATTCCCATTTACTACATTCATCGCCATGTTTTCTGCTATTTTCACCCTCATGGTGGACTCTTTCTCCATCTGTTTCTTTAAAAAGAGAatcactgcttcttcttcttctactactactactactactactgaTTCTTCCGAAAACATTGAAGTTGATGGTGGTTGCCGCAAAGTGAATAAAGAATTGGAATCGCTTAGTCACAGTCACACTCACGGTCATGAGATTGAACATGGAAATGGAAACACGAAAGTTGTGAGTGCGGAACAGTTGCTACGCTATCGTGTTATCGCTCAG GTGTTGGAGTTAGGGATTGTGGTGCACTCAGTGGTGATTGGTTTGTCATTGGGAGCTTCAGATAATCCATGCACAATTAGGCCTCTCATTGCAGCACTTTGCTTCCATCAACTCTTTGAGGGAATGGGCTTAGGAGGCTGCATACTTCAG GCAGAGTATGGGATGAAGATGAAGTGCATtatggtatttttcttttctgtgaCAACTCCATTTGGAATCGCATTGGGGATAGCTTTGTCAAAGGTGTACACTGACACAAGTCCAACTTCACTCATAGTTGAAGGTGTTTTGAATGCTGTGTCTGCAGGGCTTCTCAATTACATGGCATTGGTAGAGTTATTGGCCACTGATTTTATGGGTTCAAAGCTTCAAAGTAGAGTGAAGCTTCagatttattcatatttttttgttttggtcgGAGCAGGAGGCATGTC